The following is a genomic window from Spirosoma foliorum.
CGAATAGTACTATTTGTGACAGAAACGTGATGATCTATCCACTTATGGGGGCCACATATAGTGGGACCATGCTGTTTTCGCCCAGTCGATAACCCATTCATTAAAAATAAATGGGAGCCCCAAGAAAGTATTTTCCCGAAGCTCCCATACCATTCTCGCCGGGTTAAAACCCGGCGAGAATGAGAAATAAAGAGAAGATTATCTAGGCGAATCTAGCTCACTAAGCACTGGGCTTCTTAAGCAACTATATTCGTCAATGTTCCGATTTCATCAATACTAATGCTGATTTCGTCGCCAGAACGTAGCGTAAAATCATCGGGTGGAACAATACCAGTGCCTGTCATCAGGAAACACCCCTGCGCGAACGAACATTCTCGATAGAGAAATTCCACGAGTTCTGTGTGTTGCCGTTTCATCTGGTTAATGGCGATACTATTTGTAAAAACAGCCTGTTGATCCCGGATGATTTCCAGCCGAATTTGCGTTTCGGGAGCGATTGGCGTTTGCGGAACATACAAGCATGGACCTAAAGCGGCACTTCCATCATAACTCTTTGCCTGAGGTAAATACAACGGGTTTTCGCCCTCAATGCTTCGCGAACTCATGTCATTGCCACAAGTATACCCCACAATTTTACCCGACGATGTAATAAACAACGTCAGTTCAGGTTCGGGCACATTCCAGGTCGAATCGGCGCGGATACGAACGTCGGCACCAGGCCCGACAACCCGTTCGGGCGTAGCTTTGAAGAACAGTTCGGGGCGGTCGGCATCGTAAACGCGATCATAGAAATTGTCGCCCCCCGATTTTTTGGATTCTTCCATCCGGGCGTTACGGCTACGCAGATAGGTAACTCCCGATGCCCATACTTCCTGCCGTCCAATGGGGGCTAGTAAGCTGGTTTGGGTCCAGGCTTGATATTCTTCTGACGGTTGAGAAATGGCAGTCGAAGTGACTAAAAAGTCATGCAAATTATCGCGATTGATCAATTCATCCCAATCCTCAGCGAGGATGGAATAAAACTGATTTTCAAATTCTGCGACGATACCGGAGCGGGTTTTGTAGAGTTTCATGAAAGGCTAATTTATCGGCAATTATAGCGCACTTAGGCGACTTTTTACAGTAAAAAGTGTTATATTAGATAGTTTACTGCTTTCCAGGAAATGCTGCAAAAAACCCGGGGTCTTGCCCTTAGCTACCTTCGTTACCGCGAAACGTCGATCATCGCCCGCATCTACACCGAAGAATTCGGCTTACAGAGTTATATTGTCAATAGTGTCCGTACGGCCCGAAGCAAGAATAACAAAATAGCGTTGTTTCAACCGTTAACGTTGCTGGATATGGTCGTTTACAACAAGGATGATCGCGACCTGCACCGGCTTTCGGAGGTTAAAACCAGCTACCCATTTCAAAGCTTACCATTCGAAGTTGCGAAGTCAACCATCGCGATGTTCGTGACGGAAATGCTTAACAAAGTGTTGAAGGAAGAAGCCAGCAGTCCGCAGCTGTTTCGATTTCTGGTCGATTCGGTTCTATTCCTGGAAGAAGCCCGAACAAACTACGAAAATTTCCACCTTGCTTTTTTACTCAAGTTGTCGTTTTTCTTAGGATTTGGCCCAGAATCGGCCCGCGAATTTGACGATCAGCTTCGCGAAAATTCATACCCATTCCTGCCAGACAATGAAATGGAAACGGCGCTGAATATCATGCTACGCTACCCACTCGGAACGCCCATTAAACTCCAGCGATCGTCAAGAAATGAGCTACTGGATGCGTTAGTGGCGTACTACCAAATTCACATTGATTCAGTAGGCGAAGTAAAATCGCTGCCAGTGTTGAGAGAAGTGTTGGGGTAAGTATTGTACCCACGGGCTTCAGCCCGTGTTTTAGGTAAATTCATGGGCTGAAGCCCGTGAGTACAAGTGCTAAATCTTACGTTTCAATTCAAAATGCTGTCCCAGATAAACCCGCCGAACCTGATCGTCATTGGCTAGATCTTCGGCAGTACCCTGTTTTAGAATTTTACCTTCGAATAACAAGTACGCCCGGTCGGTGATGGAGAGGGTTTCGTTTACGTTGTGATCCGTTATAAGGATACCAATGTTGCGGTGCTTCAATTTGGCAACAATGCTCTGAATATCTTCAACCGCAATTGGGTCAACGCCCGCGAAAGGCTCATCTAGAAGAATAAATTTAGGATCAACGGCTAGCGCGCGAGCAATTTCAGTGCGTCGACGTTCACCACCAGAAAGCACCTTGCCTTTACTCTTCCGAACGTGCGTAAGACTGAACTCTTCCAGCAGTTCCTCTACTTTTTCTTTTTGTTGCTTCTTCGGCAACGACGTCATTTCAAGCACTGCCAACACATTTTCCTCAACGCTCAAATCACGAAAAACGGACGCTTCCTGCGCCAGGTATCCCAAACCAAGCCGTGCCCGCTTGTACATGGGCAAGTCGGTTACGTCTAAATCATCAATAAAAACCTTACCGCTGTTGGGCTTTACCAGTCCAACAGCCATATAGAACGACGTTGTTTTACCTGCACCATTGGGTCCAAGCAGCCCAACAATTTCTCCCGTTTCAACTTGGTAAGACACATTGTTGTTGACCAACCGCGACCCGTATTTCTTAATTAAATTTTCTGTTCTGAGAAGCATGTAGTTTTGTTGTTAGTCACTGTACCTACGGGCTTCAGCCCGTATTTTACTTAATTGGAATAAAACACGGGCTGAAGCCCGTGGGTACAGTAACTACACTTTTAAATCTTTAAGCATTAACTGCAAAGAGACATTTCCGTTAAAAAAATTCTGCTCTACCTGATAACAGATTGAAAAAGGTCTGCCGGCCCTGAGCTGATCTGCCATGTGCGCAAACCCAAACCCGATGGCCGTCAATGTGTGCCCCGATCTTCCCTGCCGTACACTTATTTTCAGATGCTTTTCCTTCATAATAATGGGTTCGGCAGCCAGATACACATCGTTTGTCATAAAGGTCGGTTGCAGGTTATGTGGACCAAAAGGCCCCATCTGCTTCACAATCCGGACAAGCTTATCGCTAATTTCACTGAAGTCCAATGGGAGGTCAATGTCAATTAGCGGAGTTAGGTGTTCTTCTTTAATCGTCCGGGCAACAACCTCTTCAAACTTCCGCCGAAACGCATCAATATTGCTAACCGACATGGTCATACCTGCTGCAAACGTGTGACCGCCAAACTGTTCCAGCAAATCGGCACATTCTTCAATAGCTTCGTACACATCAAACCCCGGCACCGACCGTGCTGATCCAGCCGCCTTATCGTTCGACTGGGTCAGGATAATCGTTGGCCGATGAAAATGCTCGATACAGCGCGACGCCACAATGCCAATTACCCCTTTATGCCAGCTGGCATCAAACAAAACCGTACTCTTGGCATGAGTTAGCACATCACTCTCCCGAATCATTGCCAACGCCTGTTCGGTAATGCTACTATCGAATTCGCGTCGGCTATTGTTATGCTTATTAATTGCCATCGCAAACTCGTCGGCTTCTTCCTCCGATTCGGCCAACAGTAGTTGAACAGCCGCTTTCGCATGCTGAATTCGGCCAGCTGCGTTGATTCGCGGCCCTAAACCAAAAACCACATTCGTAATGTCCAGCTCCCGCGTAAAGCCCGCTATTTTGATTAACGCTTTCAGCCCAGTTCGTGGTTCTGCGTTAAGATATTTTAAGCCATAGTACGCCAACACCCTATTCTCGCCCGTAAGCGGTACAATGTCTGAGGCAATACTAACGGCTACTAAATCGAGGCAGGGATAGAGTTTTTCAGGTTCAATGCCCTTGTGCATGCAAAACGCCTGAAGCAGCTTAAAGCCAACTCCACATCCACTCAACTCTTTATAAGGATACGAGCAATCAGCGCGTTTAG
Proteins encoded in this region:
- a CDS encoding fumarylacetoacetate hydrolase family protein, yielding MKLYKTRSGIVAEFENQFYSILAEDWDELINRDNLHDFLVTSTAISQPSEEYQAWTQTSLLAPIGRQEVWASGVTYLRSRNARMEESKKSGGDNFYDRVYDADRPELFFKATPERVVGPGADVRIRADSTWNVPEPELTLFITSSGKIVGYTCGNDMSSRSIEGENPLYLPQAKSYDGSAALGPCLYVPQTPIAPETQIRLEIIRDQQAVFTNSIAINQMKRQHTELVEFLYRECSFAQGCFLMTGTGIVPPDDFTLRSGDEISISIDEIGTLTNIVA
- the recO gene encoding DNA repair protein RecO gives rise to the protein MLQKTRGLALSYLRYRETSIIARIYTEEFGLQSYIVNSVRTARSKNNKIALFQPLTLLDMVVYNKDDRDLHRLSEVKTSYPFQSLPFEVAKSTIAMFVTEMLNKVLKEEASSPQLFRFLVDSVLFLEEARTNYENFHLAFLLKLSFFLGFGPESAREFDDQLRENSYPFLPDNEMETALNIMLRYPLGTPIKLQRSSRNELLDALVAYYQIHIDSVGEVKSLPVLREVLG
- the lptB gene encoding LPS export ABC transporter ATP-binding protein, producing the protein MLLRTENLIKKYGSRLVNNNVSYQVETGEIVGLLGPNGAGKTTSFYMAVGLVKPNSGKVFIDDLDVTDLPMYKRARLGLGYLAQEASVFRDLSVEENVLAVLEMTSLPKKQQKEKVEELLEEFSLTHVRKSKGKVLSGGERRRTEIARALAVDPKFILLDEPFAGVDPIAVEDIQSIVAKLKHRNIGILITDHNVNETLSITDRAYLLFEGKILKQGTAEDLANDDQVRRVYLGQHFELKRKI
- the recJ gene encoding single-stranded-DNA-specific exonuclease RecJ, whose translation is MIAQPSPPPKRWIPKPFPDSKEQQTAIQSLTQSLGISPFLAALLVQRGVTTYDDARVFFRPEISHLHNPFEMKDMDRAIMRLQMAMLPEREEKILIYGDYDVDGTTSVALVYGFLKNYHTKIDYYIPDRYKEGYGISRQGIEWAAENGFSLIIALDCGIKSIERVAEAKALGVDFIICDHHRPGDELPDAAAVLDPKRADCSYPYKELSGCGVGFKLLQAFCMHKGIEPEKLYPCLDLVAVSIASDIVPLTGENRVLAYYGLKYLNAEPRTGLKALIKIAGFTRELDITNVVFGLGPRINAAGRIQHAKAAVQLLLAESEEEADEFAMAINKHNNSRREFDSSITEQALAMIRESDVLTHAKSTVLFDASWHKGVIGIVASRCIEHFHRPTIILTQSNDKAAGSARSVPGFDVYEAIEECADLLEQFGGHTFAAGMTMSVSNIDAFRRKFEEVVARTIKEEHLTPLIDIDLPLDFSEISDKLVRIVKQMGPFGPHNLQPTFMTNDVYLAAEPIIMKEKHLKISVRQGRSGHTLTAIGFGFAHMADQLRAGRPFSICYQVEQNFFNGNVSLQLMLKDLKV